From one Dermacentor andersoni chromosome 1, qqDerAnde1_hic_scaffold, whole genome shotgun sequence genomic stretch:
- the LOC140218594 gene encoding transcription factor Adf-1-like has translation MTPKVSAAMLIDAVKSHPVLYDKTHHLYKDTYHKNEIWAKIAEELGVSSALCQKKFKNLKDTFTKTKNQIRDSMKSGAGAHDVPLVKWKHFEAMTGIMEAVYQEPILCSNLEFGSFDG, from the exons ATGACACCGAAAGTGTCGGCTGCTATGCTCATCGACGCCGTCAAAAGCCACCCCGTGCTCTATGACAAGACTCACCATCTGTACAAAGACACGTACCACAAGAATGAGATCTGGGCGAAGATAGCCGAAGAGCTGGGAGTGAGCA GTGCATTATGCCAGAAGAAGTTTAAGAACCTCAAGGACACCTTCACAAAAACGAAAAATCAGATCAGGGATTCGATGAAAAGTGGCGCTGGTGCCCATGACGTGCCCCTCGTGAAGTGGAAGCACTTCGAAGCAATGACGGGCATAATGGAAGCTGTTTATCAGGAGCCAAT CTTGTGCAGCAACCTCGAATTTGGCTCCTTTGATGGGTGA